The proteins below come from a single Candidatus Paceibacterota bacterium genomic window:
- a CDS encoding fibronectin type III domain-containing protein, whose translation MSECLTETKRIAKKIINIKRINRALSLISVIALVVQTTIAGNIAGSFVFSAKPAFAVSAGSSVSKCEWWSQEEITPGNWGWASKINYDVTKAWCDGKSLPPNRLSTYTPAATAKISGYKYKDIINDGIDEGDTKIAGWEIVLSGSKSATTSTDANGYYVFSGLMPGNYTVSEGSNAEKGTFVQTVPAGSSYSIALSEAENKTGNDFANYFPSCGNSLTDVFDVYSEACDDGILNGVYGYCNSDCSGQTASICGNGAKEGDEQCDISDGVGAHQSCSDQCSIIDLPFCGDSVKNGDEACDGTDGVGEHQACTENCTIVDLAFCGDQTKNGNEQCDGGDGTSEHYSCTASCTLEYIPYCGDEIKNNNEACDTNDGIGDHQSCNNECSIVNIPYCGDEIKNNNEACDTNDGIGDHQSCSETCSIVELPYCGDGAKNQETEACDDGNAANGDGCSATCETEMPQGPVCGDNIKNGNEQCDGTQGIGEHESCNSQCVIQNDPYCGDNIVNGTEGCDGTAGVGEYQSCSNECTITNLPYCGDGEKNAADQCDDGNAANGDGCSATCEIEEENSNNNGESGNNNTGGGGSAAIMQFNISGESLRSSNIREDSVTITWLSSHFASSQVIYSLEGESHDLDLNDNSGTPPKYGYAHTTAEFDKDPKVTGHSATITGLTPGSVYYYRTVSRGSFAVSEEKSFTLPDAVVNNSDANTAETAVANNDEGEVKGITSTSEGDSRDCNYISSFIRIGGINDPGEVEKVEKFLNDFESENLSVDGKFEQADSDAISRFQKKYTSDILVPWNGNIPTGNVFTTTMSKINEIYCKKDLPLTAIQLDEISATKTRLALAIANSSSGDTESPAADKTAQDETASESVSNDASTNSENGNVKGASSENTENGSDGNISNETAKNNEIETKVAGYQTYLNYILIFAIIASAIYGYGYYRKGKREE comes from the coding sequence ATGAGCGAGTGTTTGACGGAAACAAAAAGAATTGCAAAAAAGATCATAAATATAAAAAGAATAAACAGAGCGTTGTCCTTGATAAGCGTAATCGCACTCGTCGTGCAAACCACGATTGCGGGAAATATTGCCGGCTCATTTGTTTTTAGTGCAAAACCGGCTTTTGCTGTTTCTGCTGGTAGTTCCGTGAGTAAGTGTGAATGGTGGAGCCAAGAAGAGATAACGCCTGGAAATTGGGGTTGGGCAAGTAAGATTAATTATGACGTCACCAAAGCATGGTGCGATGGGAAAAGTCTGCCTCCAAATCGTCTTTCAACGTATACTCCCGCAGCCACCGCGAAAATTTCAGGATATAAATACAAGGACATAATTAATGATGGAATTGACGAGGGGGATACAAAAATTGCGGGATGGGAAATCGTCCTCTCTGGCAGCAAGTCGGCCACGACATCAACCGATGCGAATGGATATTATGTATTCAGCGGACTTATGCCCGGCAATTACACAGTATCGGAAGGATCAAATGCCGAAAAAGGAACGTTCGTCCAAACAGTGCCTGCCGGAAGCAGCTATTCGATCGCACTATCGGAAGCAGAAAATAAAACAGGAAATGATTTTGCGAATTATTTTCCGAGTTGCGGAAATTCACTGACAGATGTTTTTGATGTTTACAGCGAAGCCTGCGACGATGGGATCCTGAATGGCGTTTACGGCTACTGCAACAGCGATTGTTCCGGCCAAACTGCAAGCATTTGCGGTAATGGCGCAAAAGAAGGCGATGAACAGTGCGATATTAGCGATGGTGTGGGAGCACATCAGTCATGTTCAGATCAATGTTCGATAATAGATCTTCCTTTTTGCGGGGACAGTGTCAAAAATGGAGATGAAGCCTGCGATGGAACAGACGGAGTCGGCGAGCATCAAGCATGCACGGAAAATTGCACTATCGTCGATCTGGCATTTTGCGGAGACCAGACAAAAAACGGGAATGAGCAGTGCGACGGAGGCGACGGAACAAGCGAGCATTACAGCTGTACAGCTTCATGCACACTTGAATATATCCCATATTGCGGCGACGAGATCAAGAATAATAATGAAGCTTGCGACACAAATGACGGCATAGGAGACCATCAATCTTGCAACAATGAGTGTTCAATCGTGAATATCCCATATTGCGGCGACGAGATCAAGAATAATAATGAAGCTTGCGACACAAATGACGGCATTGGAGACCATCAGTCTTGTTCAGAGACATGCTCGATTGTCGAGCTGCCTTACTGCGGTGATGGCGCTAAAAATCAGGAAACTGAGGCATGTGATGACGGAAATGCGGCTAACGGCGACGGATGCTCGGCAACTTGCGAGACAGAGATGCCGCAAGGACCTGTTTGCGGCGACAATATCAAAAATGGAAATGAGCAGTGCGACGGAACGCAGGGCATAGGAGAGCACGAATCGTGCAATAGCCAGTGCGTCATCCAGAACGATCCGTATTGCGGAGATAATATTGTAAATGGAACTGAAGGTTGTGACGGAACGGCAGGAGTGGGCGAATATCAGTCTTGTTCCAACGAATGCACCATCACGAATCTGCCATATTGCGGAGATGGAGAAAAGAACGCAGCGGACCAGTGTGATGACGGAAATGCGGCTAACGGCGACGGATGCTCGGCAACTTGCGAGATCGAGGAAGAAAATAGCAATAATAATGGAGAATCCGGCAACAACAATACGGGCGGAGGAGGTTCTGCTGCGATCATGCAGTTCAATATTTCGGGCGAATCGCTCAGGTCATCGAATATCCGCGAAGACAGCGTCACGATCACATGGCTGAGTTCGCATTTCGCATCAAGCCAGGTCATATATTCTCTGGAAGGAGAAAGCCACGATCTGGATCTCAATGATAATTCCGGCACGCCGCCGAAATACGGCTATGCGCATACCACGGCCGAATTCGACAAAGATCCGAAAGTCACGGGACATTCCGCCACGATCACCGGATTGACGCCTGGTTCCGTTTATTACTATAGAACCGTTTCGCGCGGATCGTTTGCGGTCAGTGAAGAAAAAAGCTTTACTTTGCCGGATGCTGTGGTCAACAATTCTGATGCGAATACTGCTGAAACGGCGGTCGCCAATAATGACGAAGGAGAGGTGAAGGGAATCACGTCAACATCGGAAGGCGATTCTCGCGACTGCAATTACATATCGTCATTCATCAGGATCGGCGGGATCAATGATCCCGGCGAAGTGGAGAAAGTTGAAAAATTCCTGAATGATTTTGAAAGTGAAAATCTTTCCGTTGATGGAAAATTCGAGCAAGCGGATTCAGATGCGATATCAAGGTTCCAGAAGAAATACACGAGTGATATTCTCGTGCCGTGGAATGGCAACATTCCGACCGGAAACGTATTTACCACAACGATGAGCAAGATAAATGAAATATATTGCAAGAAGGACTTGCCCCTGACCGCAATACAGCTTGACGAGATCAGTGCCACGAAGACAAGGCTTGCGCTCGCTATTGCAAACAGTTCATCTGGAGACACGGAAAGTCCGGCTGCAGACAAAACAGCTCAGGATGAAACCGCCAGTGAATCTGTTTCGAATGATGCATCAACGAATAGTGAAAATGGAAATGTGAAAGGCGCGTCTTCGGAAAATACCGAGAACGGAAGCGACGGAAATATCAGTAATGAAACGGCAAAAAACAACGAGATCGAAACGAAGGTGGCGGGATATCAGACATATCTGAATTATATTCTGATTTTTGCCATAATTGCATCGGCAATATATGGATATGGCTATTATCGAAAAGGTAAACGGGAAGAATAA
- a CDS encoding NADP-dependent malic enzyme: MKQSDYKKSLALHKKHGGKLEIRSKFKLDNKDDLCLAYTPCVAEVSREIAKNKELAKIYTLKKNTVAIVSDGSAVLGLGNIGPEAAIPVMEGKAVLIKKLAGIDGFPICLDTQDPEEIIKTVRMIAPVFGGINLEDISAPKCFYIESQLQDVGIPIFHDDQHGTSIVVTAALINSAKALKRKISDMKIVICGAGASGTAITKMIHATLQPKDIVVCDSQGIISRSRSDLNPVKMKLLEITNKQNISGSLQDALPDADVFIGVSVGGILKPEMITLMNADPIIFAMANPVPEIMPDLAIKAGASIVGTGRGDFPNQINNVLSYPGVFKGLLSSGLTKLTDDIKLTAAKAIADCVNKPNKNKILPSALDKRVPNEIAKSIYAYKKTKHRIDSK; this comes from the coding sequence ATGAAACAATCAGATTACAAAAAATCATTGGCATTGCACAAAAAACATGGCGGGAAACTTGAGATCAGAAGCAAGTTCAAACTGGACAACAAAGACGACCTTTGCCTCGCTTACACTCCTTGCGTAGCTGAAGTCTCAAGGGAGATCGCAAAAAACAAAGAACTTGCAAAAATTTATACATTGAAGAAAAATACGGTCGCTATAGTTTCCGACGGAAGCGCTGTGCTTGGGCTTGGAAACATCGGCCCCGAGGCCGCGATCCCTGTCATGGAGGGGAAAGCCGTGCTTATCAAGAAGCTCGCGGGAATCGATGGTTTTCCGATCTGCCTGGACACTCAAGATCCGGAAGAAATAATCAAAACAGTACGAATGATCGCTCCGGTGTTCGGTGGAATAAATCTCGAGGATATTTCCGCGCCAAAATGTTTTTATATAGAGAGCCAATTGCAGGACGTAGGGATTCCCATCTTCCATGATGACCAGCATGGAACTTCAATTGTGGTCACAGCAGCTTTGATAAACTCGGCAAAGGCGCTCAAAAGAAAAATATCAGACATGAAAATAGTCATCTGCGGCGCGGGAGCTTCAGGAACAGCCATAACAAAAATGATCCATGCGACTTTGCAGCCGAAAGATATCGTCGTCTGCGACAGCCAGGGGATAATCAGCCGGAGCAGAAGCGACCTGAATCCCGTCAAAATGAAGCTGCTTGAGATCACGAACAAACAGAACATTTCGGGATCGCTGCAAGATGCTCTTCCTGATGCAGATGTTTTTATCGGAGTATCCGTCGGAGGGATACTGAAACCGGAAATGATCACTCTTATGAACGCCGATCCGATCATCTTTGCGATGGCAAATCCGGTGCCGGAGATCATGCCTGATTTGGCGATCAAAGCCGGCGCTTCGATCGTGGGGACCGGAAGAGGAGATTTTCCCAATCAGATCAACAACGTGCTTTCTTATCCCGGCGTTTTCAAAGGACTGCTGTCATCCGGACTCACAAAGCTTACCGACGACATCAAATTAACAGCTGCGAAAGCTATCGCCGATTGCGTGAATAAGCCCAATAAGAACAAGATCCTTCCGAGCGCTCTCGACAAAAGGGTGCCTAATGAAATCGCGAAATCAATATACGCATATAAAAAAACAAAGCATAGGATCGATAGCAAGTAA
- a CDS encoding PstS family phosphate ABC transporter substrate-binding protein has product MNKLNLIVLIFLISCVMAYIFFGNNANDINNPQNTQNESLAMKGSDTEVQLVSNLAEAFTVKNSNADISVTGGGSGVGIAALINGEIDLANSSRAMKQDEISQSANRGLDVQEFILAIDGLTVITHSENPINQLSIDQLGKIYKGEIKNWKEVGGNDTPIVLYGRQSTSGTYNFFRDSVVNSDYSSEMKTMEGNQAIVEAVKQDTNGIGYVGVGYAKNDKGEPRQDIKIILLHGVGEPPVSPLDELAVKDGRYPIARPIFQYIPRLPLKNSILERYLQFEASNEGQIIIENAGFYSLNDEYRNKNQQLFNKIK; this is encoded by the coding sequence ATGAATAAATTAAATCTGATAGTGTTAATCTTTTTAATAAGCTGTGTCATGGCTTATATTTTTTTTGGCAATAATGCGAACGATATTAATAATCCGCAAAATACTCAGAATGAAAGTTTGGCGATGAAAGGATCCGATACTGAAGTTCAACTGGTTTCTAATCTCGCCGAAGCATTTACTGTGAAAAATTCCAATGCCGATATTTCTGTAACTGGCGGAGGAAGCGGAGTAGGCATAGCCGCCTTGATCAACGGCGAAATAGATTTGGCAAATTCATCGCGGGCAATGAAGCAGGATGAGATATCTCAATCTGCGAACCGTGGTCTTGATGTTCAGGAGTTTATCCTGGCAATTGACGGTCTAACTGTTATTACTCACTCTGAAAATCCTATCAATCAACTCTCCATAGACCAACTTGGAAAAATATACAAAGGGGAGATTAAAAATTGGAAAGAAGTGGGTGGAAATGACACTCCAATCGTTCTTTATGGGAGACAGAGCACCTCGGGAACCTATAACTTTTTTCGAGATTCGGTTGTTAACAGCGATTATTCTTCAGAGATGAAAACCATGGAAGGCAATCAGGCTATTGTCGAAGCAGTCAAGCAGGATACAAATGGCATTGGATATGTTGGTGTTGGTTATGCTAAAAATGACAAAGGAGAACCACGACAAGATATTAAGATTATATTACTCCATGGAGTTGGAGAGCCCCCCGTTTCTCCGCTTGATGAACTTGCTGTCAAAGATGGCCGATATCCGATCGCTCGACCAATATTTCAATATATACCGCGTCTTCCCCTGAAAAATTCTATCCTGGAAAGATATCTCCAATTTGAGGCGTCAAATGAAGGGCAAATAATAATTGAAAATGCCGGTTTTTACTCACTCAATGACGAATATCGCAATAAAAATCAACAATTGTTCAATAAGATCAAATAA